One Amaranthus tricolor cultivar Red isolate AtriRed21 chromosome 1, ASM2621246v1, whole genome shotgun sequence DNA window includes the following coding sequences:
- the LOC130813276 gene encoding uncharacterized protein LOC130813276 isoform X3, with the protein MKCTVTHVQLSNPGNSRHQIGRMLAVDSLGRYIAVSAYEERVALFSVSASSDIDMIDKRITYPPEPEDDLADMELQKSGQSVLVNSLPAKQIGTDPATSSHYPVPRMHGTIWSMCFISKHLNQFSNEDNPVLAILASRQISCLNELLLLEWDVRENAVRVLSSFVEDGPLAYAITEVHGSQGLALLFRVGDILLLDLSDASNPLCVQRTNLSSSISISEEKNCVEDSFRMQDGDDEGFIAARALLELQDYGMDFNKGSDPMSIDAGLCSAKSAAKFVCSWSWEPATDKNPTIIFSVDTGEYFSIEISCGPDGPKINMSDCLYNALPSKALLWTKNGFLAAIVEMGDGMVLRVVDGRLYYSSPIQYIAPILDMSVIDYHDEKHDQMFACCGVAPEGSLRIIRNGISLERLVRTAPIYQGITAIWTVKMSTGDSNHSFLVLSFVEETRVLSVGVSFADVTDSVGFLPDVCTLACGLVVDGVLVQIDQSSVRLCLPTSVAHPNGAPMSSAPCTSWSPDDIGISLGAVGQNMIIVATANPCFLIILGARSLSLYEYEIYEMQHVRLYSELSCISIPHMNNVGKDSATYPVGFDSGNIFVIGTHKPSVEILSYVHGQGIRVLATGMISLTNTSGVSISGCIPQDVRLVVVDRLYILSGLRNGMLLRFEWPMTSWVSDLPGYRSSLISKSGLLKTSSPVTISPQFSGVSPYEKPKDNDPVHLQLIAVRRIGITPVFLVPLCESLTADVIALSDRPWLVQAARHSLSYDSISFEPSTYVTPVCSAECPKGLLFVAENCLHLVEMVHSKRLNVQKFHLGGTPRKVLYHSDSRLLLVLRTDLDKDLFSSDICCVDPLSGSVVSSFHFDLGETGKCMEFVRVGNEQILLVGTSLSVGPAIMPNGEAESTKGRLIMLRLDLHNSDSGSMTTCLKASSSMQRFSSFCEATGCSAERMSDCSSNPDDNSCDDIKLDDSEAWQLQFLHALTWPGVVLAICPYLDNYFLASSGNAFYVCGFQNDNPKRIKRHAVERTRFMIVSLTTYFTRIAVGDCRDGVLFYSYHEDVKKLEQIYCDPSQRLVADCLLTNLDTVFVSDRKGNIAVLTSSTHLEDNPSPECNLTVCCSYFIGEIAMSIRKGSFSYKLTAEDGFEGCDSGNNVVDMSRNGIMTGTLLGSIVIFIPISREDYELLKPVQAKLAVHPLTAPILGNNHSDFRSRENQQAVVPTILDGDMLAQFLELTSIQQEAVLGLPCATTEMSSTSRSHHSTVSVSQVVQLLERIHYILN; encoded by the exons ATGAAATGCACAG TGACTCATGTTCAACTTTCTAATCCTGGCAACTCAAGACATCAAATTGGTAGAATGCTTGCCGTTGATTCCCT TGGGCGTTACATTGCTGTCAGTGCATATGAAGAACGTGTGGCTCTTTTTTCTGTTTCAGCATCCAGTGACATTGATATGATTGATAAG CGAATAACTTATCCTCCTGAACCCGAGGATGATTTAGCTGACATGGAACTTCAGAAATCAGGCCAATCTGTCTTAGTTAATTCACTGCCTGCAAAGCAGATAGGCACGGACCCTGCCACATCATCTCATTATCCAGTTCCTCGTATGCATGGAACTATATGGAGCATGTGCTTCATCTCAAAGCATTTAAACCAATTTTCAAACGAAGACAATCCTGTGCTAGCTATTCTTGCCAGCAG ACAGATATCATGCCTAAATGAGCTGCTTCTGTTGGAATGGGATGTCAGAGAGAATGCTGTCCGCGTTCTTTCTAGTTTTGTGGAAGATGGTCCTTTAGCCTATGCAATTACAGAAGTTCACGGATCTCAAGGGCTCGCATTGTTATTCAGGGTTGGAGATATCCTACTTTTGGATCTCAGTGATGCTTCTAACCCTTTGTGTGTGCAAAGAACAAATCTAAGCTCTTCAATATCTATTAGTGAGGAGAAGAATTGCGTCGAAGACTCTTTCAGGATGCAGGATGGTGATGATGAAGGCTTCATTGCTGCTCGTGCTCTGCTAGAGTTGCAGGACTATGGTATGGATTTTAATAAGGGTAGTGATCCTATGAGCATTGATGCTGGTCTGTGCAGTGCTAAATCTGCGGCTAAGTTTGTGTGCTCATGGAGTTGGGAACCCGCAACGGATAAAAATCCAACAATAATATTTTCTGTGGACACGGGGGAGTATTTTTCGATTGAAATTAGTTGTGGCCCTGATGGTCCCAAGATCAATATGTCTGATTGTCTTTATAATGCCCTTCCCAGTAAAGCGTTATTGTGGACCAAAAATGGCTTTTTGGCTGCAATTGTAGAGATGGGGGATGGCATGGTCCTAAGAGTGGTAGATGGAAGGCTCTATTATTCAAGTCCAATTCAATATATTGCACCAATCTTAGACATGTCAGTTATTGATTACCACGATGAAAAGCATGATCAAATGTTTGCTTGCTGTGGAGTGGCTCCTGAAGGATCACTTAGGATAATCAGAAATGGAATAAGCCTGGAAAGACTAGTAAGGACTGCTCCTATCTATCAAGGAATAACTGCTATTTGGACTGTTAAGATGAGCACAGGAGATTCTAATCATTCTTTTCTTGTGCTTTCTTTTGTTGAAGAAACCAGGGTTTTGTCTGTTGGAGTAAGCTTTGCTGATGTGACAGATTCAGTTGGTTTTCTACCTGATGTATGTACATTAGCGTGCGGTCTTGTGGTGGATGGTGTGTTAGTTCAGATTGATCAGAGCTCTGTGAGACTTTGCTTGCCTACTTCAGTTGCTCATCCCAACGGTGCTCCAATGTCTTCCGCGCCATGTACTTCATGGTCTCCTGATGACATTGGGATTAGCTTAGGTGCTGTTGGGCAAAACATGATCATTGTGGCTACTGCAAATCCTTGCTTTCTGATAATTCTTGGTGCTAGATCGTTATCTTTGTATGAATATGAAATATATGAGATGCAACATGTGAGGCTTTACAGTGAATTGTCTTGCATATCTATTCCTCATATGAATAATGTAGGAAAAGACTCGGCCACTTATCCTGTCGGTTTTGATAGTGGTAATATATTTGTGATTGGTACACACAAGCCATCAGTGGAAATTCTATCTTATGTACATGGTCAAGGGATACGAGTTCTTGCTACTGGGATGATATCACTGACAAATACATCCGGTGTATCTATCAGTGGCTGTATACCGCAGGATGTAAGGCTTGTGGTGGTTGATAGGTTATATATTCTCTCTGGATTAAGAAATGGAATGCTGTTACGTTTTGAGTGGCCTATGACATCATGGGTTTCCGACCTACCTGGTTATAGGTCATCTTTGATTTCAAAATCTGGTTTGTTAAAGACATCATCTCCAGTAACGATTAGTCCTCAATTTAGTGGTGTCAGCCCTTATGAAAAGCCAAAAGACAATGACCCTGTTCATCTCCAACTAATTGCCGTTCGACGGATTGGTATCACTCCTGTGTTTCTTGTTCCACTTTGCGAGTCATTGACTGCAGATGTTATTGCTCTCAGTGACAGGCCTTGGTTAGTCCAGGCTGCGAGGCACAGCCTCTCATATGATTCAATCTCATTTGAACCTTCAACTTATGTGACTCCAGTATGTTCAGCTGAATGTCCAAAGGGTCTTCTATTTGTAGCAGAGAACTGCTTACACCTA GTGGAGATGGTGCACAGTAAGAGGCTTAATGTTCAAAAGTTTCATCTTGGTGGAACTCCACGAAAGGTTCTTTATCATAGTGATAGCAGGTTACTGTTGGTTTTGAGGACTGATCTGGATAAAGATTTATTTTCGTCTGATATATGTTGTGTGGACCCCCTCAGTGGTTCGGTGGTGTCTTCATTTCATTTTGACCTGGGGGAAACTGGAAAATGCATGGAGTTTGTGCGGGTTGGGAATGAACAGATATTGTTGGTTGGAACCAGCTTGTCTGTAGGGCCAGCTATAATGCCTAATGGAGAAGCTGAAAG TACAAAAGGCCGTTTAATTATGCTCCGCCTTGACTTGCATAATTCAGATAGTGGGTCAATGACAACGTGCTTGAAAGCGAGTTCATCTATGCAGCGATTTTCATCTTTTTGTGAAGCTACTGGGTGCAGTGCTGAAAGAATGTCTGATTGTAGCAGCAACCCGGATGATAATAGTTGTGATGATATAAAGCTTGATGATTCTGAAGCTTGGCAGTTGCAATTTCTTCATGCATTAACTTGGCCTGGAGTAGTGCTTGCAATTTGTCCGTACCTTGATAATTACTTCTTGGCATCTTCTGGCAATGCT TTCTATGTATGCGGCTTTCAAAATGATAATCCTAAGAGAATAAAAAGGCATGCTGTTGAAAGAACGCGGTTTATGATTGTCTCATTGACAACTTACTTTACTAGAATTGCTGTTGGTGATTGCCGTGATGGCGTGCTTTTCTATTCCTATCATGAG GATGTAAAAAAGCTGGAGCAGATCTATTGTGATCCTAGTCAGCGATTAGTTGCTGATTGCCTGCTTACAAATCTTGACACAGTCTTTGTTTCTGATCGTAAAGGAAATATTGCAGTACTGACATCCTCAACCCATTTGGAAG ATAATCCAAGTCCCGAGTGCAACCTTACAGTGTGTTGCTCATATTTTATAGGCGAAATTGCAATGAGCATCAGGAAG GGATCATTCTCTTATAAACTGACTGCTGAGGATGGATTTGAAGGCTGTGATAGTGGCAATAATGTTGTTGATATGTCACGCAATGGTATTATGACTGGGACTCTACTTGGAagcattgttatttttattcctATCTCCAG GGAGGATTATGAGCTGTTGAAACCTGTACAAGCTAAACTTGCAGTTCATCCACTGACTGCTCCTATTCTTGGAAACAATCATAGTGATTTTCGTAGTCGTGAAAATCAG